From Halanaeroarchaeum sulfurireducens, a single genomic window includes:
- a CDS encoding DUF309 domain-containing protein, translated as MDQHTMDPSIERPPNNATPTGWDEDTDRWEHETLRRAVIHGIRLYNSGEYHDAHDVFEDEWKKYGQGKQEKAFLQGLVQLAAGVYKLASHDNETGLIKLFRTSRGYLSDVPLDYYGVNVSQVHEILEKGIEQPESAIGTQVELDTNAPAARQEDLEYAESIELV; from the coding sequence ATGGACCAGCACACAATGGATCCCTCTATTGAGCGGCCCCCCAACAACGCAACGCCCACGGGTTGGGACGAGGACACCGACCGGTGGGAACACGAAACCCTCCGAAGAGCAGTCATTCACGGGATCAGACTGTACAACTCCGGGGAGTATCATGACGCTCACGACGTGTTCGAAGATGAGTGGAAAAAATACGGCCAGGGAAAGCAGGAGAAGGCATTTCTACAGGGGCTGGTGCAGTTAGCCGCTGGAGTCTACAAGCTGGCCAGCCACGACAACGAGACCGGGTTGATCAAGCTATTCAGGACCTCGAGAGGGTATCTTTCTGACGTGCCCCTCGATTACTATGGGGTAAACGTTTCCCAGGTCCACGAGATCCTGGAGAAGGGCATCGAGCAACCGGAGAGTGCGATAGGGACACAGGTCGAACTCGATACAAACGCCCCGGCGGCGAGACAGGAAGACCTCGAGTACGCCGAATCGATCGAATTAGTGTAA
- a CDS encoding M14 family metallopeptidase — MRVAQLGAGQPSVAIVGAIHGDEPCGARAIERLIEDDPPVRRPVKLIIANAEALERDVRYVDADLNRAFDDGVPEDALERDLAHQLASELRGMTAISIHSTQSYPYPFAIASRIDDYARDIASKLSVRALVDTGSPNLGRVFEAEADIIEVEAGLQKSDAATENAYRLVREFLTATRVLPGETTAGELPVYRMGEPIEKPDASAYEVFVENFTRVEANEPFAAADGTPLSEPNPFYPILLSSYGYADIFGFRGQKLGTVTPGQRESDGASSTRSRSRSNAQ; from the coding sequence ATGAGAGTGGCACAGCTGGGCGCCGGCCAACCATCGGTCGCCATCGTGGGCGCGATCCACGGCGACGAACCCTGTGGGGCGCGGGCGATCGAACGGCTCATCGAGGACGACCCGCCCGTCCGACGGCCAGTGAAGCTCATCATCGCGAACGCCGAGGCGCTCGAACGCGACGTGCGATATGTCGACGCGGACCTCAACCGCGCCTTCGACGACGGCGTCCCCGAGGACGCCCTCGAGCGGGACCTCGCTCACCAGCTCGCGTCGGAGCTCCGTGGGATGACCGCCATCTCGATTCACTCCACCCAGTCGTATCCCTATCCCTTCGCCATCGCGTCGAGGATCGACGACTACGCTCGGGACATCGCGTCGAAACTTTCCGTTCGGGCCCTGGTGGACACCGGGTCCCCAAACCTGGGGCGGGTCTTCGAGGCCGAGGCAGACATCATCGAGGTCGAGGCTGGCCTGCAGAAGAGCGACGCCGCGACGGAGAACGCCTATCGGCTGGTTCGTGAATTTCTGACCGCGACGCGAGTGTTGCCCGGGGAGACGACCGCGGGAGAGCTTCCAGTGTACCGGATGGGTGAACCGATCGAGAAGCCCGACGCCTCCGCATACGAAGTGTTCGTCGAGAACTTCACCCGCGTCGAGGCGAACGAACCCTTCGCTGCGGCGGACGGAACCCCACTCAGCGAGCCGAACCCGTTCTATCCGATCTTGCTGTCGTCGTACGGCTACGCGGACATTTTCGGCTTTCGGGGCCAAAAACTGGGCACGGTGACCCCGGGTCAGCGCGAGTCCGACGGCGCGAGTTCGACGCGCTCGAGATCACGGTCCAACGCGCAGTAA
- a CDS encoding UPF0179 family protein, whose amino-acid sequence MPLTLVGTRLAEPGNSFVYRGEAPACADCPYRKQCLNLEVGVRYTVTDVRDGGQVLECGVHDEGVLAVEVERATFEANVPSKGAFSGSKVSLAGPCPHTDCPSHHLCEPMGVDFDREYRIEETLGDPPHDYCALDRDLERVELAPSDSR is encoded by the coding sequence ATGCCGCTTACCCTCGTCGGGACGAGGCTCGCCGAGCCGGGAAACAGTTTCGTCTATCGGGGTGAGGCGCCCGCCTGTGCGGACTGTCCGTACCGAAAGCAGTGTCTCAATCTGGAGGTGGGGGTTCGCTACACGGTGACCGACGTCCGCGATGGCGGACAGGTGCTCGAATGTGGCGTCCACGACGAGGGCGTTCTCGCGGTCGAAGTCGAACGGGCCACCTTCGAGGCCAACGTTCCGTCGAAGGGTGCCTTCTCGGGGAGCAAGGTTTCGCTGGCCGGCCCCTGCCCGCACACCGACTGTCCGAGCCACCACCTCTGTGAACCGATGGGTGTGGACTTCGACCGAGAATACCGCATCGAGGAGACGCTCGGCGACCCGCCCCACGATTACTGCGCGTTGGACCGTGATCTCGAGCGCGTCGAACTCGCGCCGTCGGACTCGCGCTGA